From a region of the Phaseolus vulgaris cultivar G19833 chromosome 6, P. vulgaris v2.0, whole genome shotgun sequence genome:
- the LOC137831470 gene encoding uncharacterized protein isoform X2 → MAEKLAPEKRHNFIHNGEKVFEWDQTLDEVNIYINLPPNVHSKQFYCKIQSKHLELGIKGNPPYLNHDLTCPVKTDSSFWTLEDDIMHITMQKRDKGQTWASPILGQGQLDPYSTDLEQKRLMLQRFQEENPGFDFSQAQFSGNCPDPRTFMGGIRSD, encoded by the exons ATGGCGGAAAAATTAGCCCCCGAAAAGCGTCACAACTTCATCCACAACG GTGAAAAGGTGTTCGAGTGGGATCAAACCCTTGACGAGGTCAATATTTACATAAATCTTCCTCCCAACGTCCATTCCAAGCAATTCTACTGTAAGATTCAGTCCAAGCACCTCGAACTTGGCATCAAAGGCAATCCTCCCTATCTCAAC CATGATCTCACTTGCCCGGTAAAGACAGATTCTTCTTTTTGGACCCTAG AGGATGATATAATGCACATAACAATGCAGAAGAGAGATAAAGGCCAGACATGGGCTTCTCCCATATTAGGTCAGGGTCAGTTGGACCCTTACTCTACTGATCTTGAACAGAAGCGTCTCATGCTTCAGAGATTTCAAGAGGAG AATCCAGGTTTTGATTTTTCGCAAGCTCAATTTTCTGGAAACTGTCCTGATCCAAGGACCTTCATGGGTGGAATCCGATCAGATTGA
- the LOC137831470 gene encoding uncharacterized protein isoform X1, with protein MAEKLAPEKRHNFIHNGEKVFEWDQTLDEVNIYINLPPNVHSKQFYCKIQSKHLELGIKGNPPYLNVTLIFLHFISFLTFSCCFLFYFISPLFICVLFQHDLTCPVKTDSSFWTLEDDIMHITMQKRDKGQTWASPILGQGQLDPYSTDLEQKRLMLQRFQEENPGFDFSQAQFSGNCPDPRTFMGGIRSD; from the exons ATGGCGGAAAAATTAGCCCCCGAAAAGCGTCACAACTTCATCCACAACG GTGAAAAGGTGTTCGAGTGGGATCAAACCCTTGACGAGGTCAATATTTACATAAATCTTCCTCCCAACGTCCATTCCAAGCAATTCTACTGTAAGATTCAGTCCAAGCACCTCGAACTTGGCATCAAAGGCAATCCTCCCTATCTCAACGTAACCCTAATTTTCCTCCACTTCATATCCTTTCTCACTTTCTCTTGttgctttttattttattttatttccccCTTATTTATCTGTGTTCTTTTTCAGCATGATCTCACTTGCCCGGTAAAGACAGATTCTTCTTTTTGGACCCTAG AGGATGATATAATGCACATAACAATGCAGAAGAGAGATAAAGGCCAGACATGGGCTTCTCCCATATTAGGTCAGGGTCAGTTGGACCCTTACTCTACTGATCTTGAACAGAAGCGTCTCATGCTTCAGAGATTTCAAGAGGAG AATCCAGGTTTTGATTTTTCGCAAGCTCAATTTTCTGGAAACTGTCCTGATCCAAGGACCTTCATGGGTGGAATCCGATCAGATTGA
- the LOC137831473 gene encoding SMR domain-containing protein At5g58720 isoform X2, which translates to MKNPRKKKRPKPQKKVEERKGAEGVVENEEEETKRRVLDALVDAFSLSSIREASVAYDIAGCDPDRASEILRKGLSEDSFSCCSSSYSGGSSGGGTSSLGMELGSKEEGEQNCGEGVVVGGFKGGKQKKKVVASTGTVSTVLGKEYVRRNKGRNKGFSANDGVFDMEKAEQFLCSMLGEDCDLNLAVVRDVLCQCGYDIERASNVLLDLAGSTIEKSNTDRHPNYRVDNIGDGRVFVDPNDSLIDRRSESTSISSDGDISDNIWSLGSFGRKYAEVLSNSKVDFAISSECTKSDIPLKVSDIPQKVLESLFNFPKSTEHDKDSMNWRNVVKKIQSLGPGFNVSPHVAESQQRTYAKGDEYHVFREDSNQQWDSVKSYYKKATTAYTKGDRAYAAYLSDQGKEQTKLAQKADTRASHDIFIARNKGIENVITIDLHGQHVKQAIRMLKLHLLFGSYVPSVQTLRVITGCGSHGFGKSKLKQSVIELLGREAIEWREENQGTVLIKLNGWREYSFLDSNSDSDNTD; encoded by the exons ATGAAGAACccgaggaagaagaagagaccGAAGCCCCAGAAGAAGGTTGAGGAGAGAAAAGGAGCAGAAGGGGTTGTGGAGAACGAAGAAGAGGAGACAAAGAGAAGGGTTTTGGATGCATTGGTGGACGCTTTCTCGTTGTCTTCCATAAGGGAAGCTTCCGTAGCGTATGACATTGCAGGGTGTGATCCCGACAGGGCTTCGGAGATCCTCAGAAAGGGGTTGTCGGAGGATTCATTTTCGTGTTGCTCTTCTTCTTACAGCGGTGGAAGCAGTGGCGGTGGAACATCTTCTTTGGGAATGGAATTGGGGTCGAAGGAGGAGGGGGAGCAGAATTGCGGGGAGGGTGTTGTTGTGGGGGGTTtcaaaggggggaagcagaaGAAAAAGGTGGTTGCTTCAACTGGCACTGTTTCAACGGTTTTGGGCAAGGAGTATGTgaggaggaacaagggaaggaaCAAAGGGTTTAGTGCTAATGATGGAGTTTTTGATATGGAGAAGGCAGAGCAGTTCCTCTGCTCGATGCTTGGGGAGGATTGTGATCTTAATTTGGCTGTTGTTAGAGACGTTCTTT GTCAGTGTGGATATGATATTGAAAGG GCTTCAAATGTATTGCTTGATTTAGCTGGATCTACAATTGAGAAATCCAATACTGACAGACATCCTAACTACAGAGTAGACAACATAGGAGATGGGAGAGTCTTTGTTGACCCCAATGACAGC TTGATAGACAGGAGATCAGAGTCCACATCTATTTCATCAGATGGTGATATTTCTGATAATATATGGTCTCTCGGATCCTTTGGAAG GAAATATGCGGAGGTCCTCTCTAATTCTAAGGTTGATTTTGCTATTAGCTCAGAATGTACAAAGTCTGACATTCCTCTAAAGGTGTCCGATATTCCTCAGAAGGTGTTGGAATCTTTGTTTAACTTTCCCAAAAGCACTGAACATGACAAAGATAGCATGAATTGGAGAAATGTAGTAAAGAAAATTCAGTCTTTGGGACCTGGGTTCAATGTTTCCCCACATGTTGCAGAATCTCAGCAACGTACTTACG CTAAGGGAGATGAATATCATGTATTTAGGGAAGATTCAAACCAGCAGTGGGATTCAGTGAAATCTTATTACAAGAAA GCTACAACAGCGTACACCAAAGGGGATCGAGCTTATGCTGCATATCTTTCTGACCAG GGTAAAGAACAAACTAAACTAGCTCAGAAAGCAGACACTAGGGCCAGCCATGACATATTTATAGCTAG AAACAAGGGTATAGAAAACGTGATAACTATTGATTTACATGGGCAGCACGTGAAACAAGCAATTAGAATGCTGAAACTCCACCTTCTTTTTGGATCATATGTCCCCT CTGTACAGACACTAAGGGTTATCACAGGATGTGGATCGCATGGTTTTGGAAAGTCTAAGCTGAAACAATCA GTTATAGAGCTTTTGGGGAGAGAAGCAATTGAATGGAGGGAAGAGAATCAGGGAACTGTGTTGATTAAGCTCAACGGATGGAGAGAGTATAGCTTTCTGGACAGCAACAGTGACAGTGATAATACTGATTGA
- the LOC137831473 gene encoding SMR domain-containing protein At5g58720 isoform X1: MKNPRKKKRPKPQKKVEERKGAEGVVENEEEETKRRVLDALVDAFSLSSIREASVAYDIAGCDPDRASEILRKGLSEDSFSCCSSSYSGGSSGGGTSSLGMELGSKEEGEQNCGEGVVVGGFKGGKQKKKVVASTGTVSTVLGKEYVRRNKGRNKGFSANDGVFDMEKAEQFLCSMLGEDCDLNLAVVRDVLCQCGYDIERASNVLLDLAGSTIEKSNTDRHPNYRVDNIGDGRVFVDPNDSLIDRRSESTSISSDGDISDNIWSLGSFGRKYAEVLSNSKVDFAISSECTKSDIPLKVSDIPQKVLESLFNFPKSTEHDKDSMNWRNVVKKIQSLGPGFNVSPHVAESQQRTYAKGDEYHVFREDSNQQWDSVKSYYKKATTAYTKGDRAYAAYLSDQGKEQTKLAQKADTRASHDIFIARNKGIENVITIDLHGQHVKQAIRMLKLHLLFGSYVPCKHFRGPSCTDTKGYHRMWIAWFWKV, from the exons ATGAAGAACccgaggaagaagaagagaccGAAGCCCCAGAAGAAGGTTGAGGAGAGAAAAGGAGCAGAAGGGGTTGTGGAGAACGAAGAAGAGGAGACAAAGAGAAGGGTTTTGGATGCATTGGTGGACGCTTTCTCGTTGTCTTCCATAAGGGAAGCTTCCGTAGCGTATGACATTGCAGGGTGTGATCCCGACAGGGCTTCGGAGATCCTCAGAAAGGGGTTGTCGGAGGATTCATTTTCGTGTTGCTCTTCTTCTTACAGCGGTGGAAGCAGTGGCGGTGGAACATCTTCTTTGGGAATGGAATTGGGGTCGAAGGAGGAGGGGGAGCAGAATTGCGGGGAGGGTGTTGTTGTGGGGGGTTtcaaaggggggaagcagaaGAAAAAGGTGGTTGCTTCAACTGGCACTGTTTCAACGGTTTTGGGCAAGGAGTATGTgaggaggaacaagggaaggaaCAAAGGGTTTAGTGCTAATGATGGAGTTTTTGATATGGAGAAGGCAGAGCAGTTCCTCTGCTCGATGCTTGGGGAGGATTGTGATCTTAATTTGGCTGTTGTTAGAGACGTTCTTT GTCAGTGTGGATATGATATTGAAAGG GCTTCAAATGTATTGCTTGATTTAGCTGGATCTACAATTGAGAAATCCAATACTGACAGACATCCTAACTACAGAGTAGACAACATAGGAGATGGGAGAGTCTTTGTTGACCCCAATGACAGC TTGATAGACAGGAGATCAGAGTCCACATCTATTTCATCAGATGGTGATATTTCTGATAATATATGGTCTCTCGGATCCTTTGGAAG GAAATATGCGGAGGTCCTCTCTAATTCTAAGGTTGATTTTGCTATTAGCTCAGAATGTACAAAGTCTGACATTCCTCTAAAGGTGTCCGATATTCCTCAGAAGGTGTTGGAATCTTTGTTTAACTTTCCCAAAAGCACTGAACATGACAAAGATAGCATGAATTGGAGAAATGTAGTAAAGAAAATTCAGTCTTTGGGACCTGGGTTCAATGTTTCCCCACATGTTGCAGAATCTCAGCAACGTACTTACG CTAAGGGAGATGAATATCATGTATTTAGGGAAGATTCAAACCAGCAGTGGGATTCAGTGAAATCTTATTACAAGAAA GCTACAACAGCGTACACCAAAGGGGATCGAGCTTATGCTGCATATCTTTCTGACCAG GGTAAAGAACAAACTAAACTAGCTCAGAAAGCAGACACTAGGGCCAGCCATGACATATTTATAGCTAG AAACAAGGGTATAGAAAACGTGATAACTATTGATTTACATGGGCAGCACGTGAAACAAGCAATTAGAATGCTGAAACTCCACCTTCTTTTTGGATCATATGTCCCCTGTAAGCATTTCCGAGGGCCTAG CTGTACAGACACTAAGGGTTATCACAGGATGTGGATCGCATGGTTTTGGAAAGTCTAA
- the LOC137831475 gene encoding peptidyl-prolyl cis-trans isomerase CYP20-1 → MTKSSYKVTISDIFITSLTIPVVAAKRRSQMAKTTSLLFCTLLLFGTLALIQAKKSKEELKEVTNKVFFDVEIDGKAAGRIEIGLYGKAVPKTAENFRALCTGEKGIGKSGKPLHYKGSSFHRIIPSFMIQGGDFTHGNGMGGESIYGEKFPDENFKLKHTGPGFLSMANAGPDTNGSQFFITTVTTSWLDGKHVVFGKVISGMDVVYKVEAEGRQSGTPKSKVVIADSGELPL, encoded by the exons ATGACAAAATCCTCTTATAAAGTGACAATCTCCGACATCTTCATTACTTCACTCACTATCCCAGTCGTAGCGGCGAAACGGAGATCACAGATGGCGAAAACGACGTCGTTGCTGTTCTGTACGCTGCTTCTCTTTGGAACCCTAGCTCTCATTCAG GCGAAGAAATCAAAGGAGGAATTGAAGGAAGTCACCAACAAGGTTTTCTTTGATGTTGAGATCGATGGAAAAGCTGCAG GTCGTATTGAAATCGGTCTTTACGGGAAGGCAGTTCCAAAAACTGCAG AAAACTTCCGAGCTCTTTGCACAG GTGAAAAGGGAATTGGTAAAAGTGGAAAGCCTCTCCATTACAAAGGTAGCTCATTCCACAGAATTATTCCTAGCTTTATGATCCAAGGAGGTGATTTTACACATGGCAATGGAATGGGCGGAGAATCAATTTACGGAGAGAAGTTTCCTGATGAGAACTTCAAGTTAAAGCATACTGGACCAG GATTTCTGTCAATGGCAAACGCAGGTCCTGATACCAACGGTTCACAATTTTTCATCACAACTGTGACAACTAGCTG GTTGGACGGAAAGCATGTTGTTTTTGGTAAAGTTATTTCTGGAATGGATGTTGTTTACAAGGTTGAAGCGGAAGGAAGGCAAAGTGGCACTCCCAAGAGCAAGGTTGTGATTGCTGACAGCGGTGAACTTCCTCTATAA